The Nilaparvata lugens isolate BPH unplaced genomic scaffold, ASM1435652v1 scaffold4110, whole genome shotgun sequence nucleotide sequence CTTACCTACCGAGCTGCAGTCCTtgtctgatataaaaatttttaagagTAAAGTGTATAAATTCCTGGTTTCACAAGCCTACTACAGTGTGAAGGATTTCAGTGATAGAAGGTAGCATAGtttgtaggtaggcctactctagTCTTCCATGTGTGTTTTTTAttgtgtatttattattgttacttaTTAAGACCTGACGTTATTcaactgtatattataaagtgtactgtgttgaataaaaagattatcttatcttatcttatcttaaggttttattaggctacccagcaatccttgtcagaatattttttttagttttgtcacccgatcaactggattgaacgtttcacaGTTTATTGTTGTAGCGTATTGAAGTCAACAATAAGACAAGCGCGCGATCATCTTGCGAACCTCTAAGCAAAAGATCTTCGCATTCCTGGTGGGGTAATGTTGCTGAGAACTAGCAACCAATATGTGGGGGTGGTTGTAATGGTCCCATGGGCACTATTCATTCACACAGTTGCACAGTATTCAGCTGTGGGGTGTACTAGTCCCAGGGCAGTACAGCGCAAAGTTGTTGCTGATGTTCTCCACGTTGTTCCACAGAGTTTTTGCAAAATATTATTCCTAGCTTTCAATTTCTCAGCAACATTATGAAGGTGATTTTTGTAGAACAGAGTGTGGTGAAGCGTCACACCAAGGTTCTTAGGAAATAAATTATGCTGCAATTGCGTGTTGTCAAACCTCTCATCCAGTTTTACCCTAGCCTCCCTATTATTCATGTAAGGATGTAGCCTCCACTtgtggaaataaactgaaaagGAAGATGAGGCCCTTTGAATCCACTACTGAATGGGCTTGTCTCATATTGAGACGTGGAGCCAGTCTGTTAATATCTAGTTAATATCatatgatcatattataatgtCCAAATTGAGGTGTAAACATTATATGATCATATGATATTAAATGGTCTAGCAGACTCGTGTTACGTCACGTCGCATCTCAACATAAGGCTAGCGTTAAATGCCATCTCGGGGTATGGCTTCTAAAGCATAATTTAGAGCCTGTTACTTTTATAAACATCATGTGTTCTAATAGGCCTCAACTTGCCTCTAGCTTTCTCTTTTATTTATTCGTCAGTCCTCAATCATGTTTAAAAATCAATCATTcactttcaaatgaaaatgtcaGCATATGGTAAAGCATCATTTTACAACCTATCTTaattaaaaacaatttcaaaGATTCTATCAtgcagaaaaaaaatgtttgattgagATCAAGGGACTCATATAACGCATTTTTCAAGGACCTCAACATACTTACACTTCCTTCCATTTACATTCAACAGCTGGTAGTTTTTGTTAAAGTAAACATAAactgatttacgactcacactggcgcacaaggaatcttccttttgccggtgattttgcctcacctactgtacttatgcatgtgaacataaattgaatcttcattttataaccattatttataatataaaggatataatttcgttattatatctaattaaataaatgtatgtatatattttttgtattttgtttttggcaaaaaattcattcattcattcatttgtacagacattcatcaatataatactCGAAATAGAAACATCAATGCATTTCCAATTCATAGATATGTAGCATTTGAAAAAGCTCCATTTTATTCTGGAATGAGACTATATAATAGGCTGCCAACCGCCATTCGAAATATTGAATCAACTATTCCATTCAAACAGGCAgacaaaaaaatgttaatagagAAAAACCTATACACAATCACAGAGTTTTAAAGATTACACTCACTCAGTGAAAGAGCAGGCTTCAATGATTACActacctttttattttttgattgtaTAGTATTAGTACTAACAAATTAcctatcaaatgggattattcccaaaacattgTTGTATTGCAatgattattaaataaaatcaaataatacGAGTTACTACCTCGAAAAATGCAGCTGGATCCATAGGTTCGTTGGGATTGGCTGCAGCGGCCGCTTGGCGTTGCTGCTCCAAACGCTGTTGAGCGAGCACTTCGGCTTGGATGTTTGGAGGCAGAGCGTTGAGGAAGTCGGCGTTCACTTCCAGAATGGCCAAACTTGCTGCACCGCTGGTGCTCGCTTCTCCCGCGCCATTGCTACTGCGTGCGCTCATTCGTTGCAATCTGCAACattattcaattgtattatATATTTGCAAAACCATTCAATTCTAGATAGAAAAATAGTGTTTATGAGTTCAGTTTGTGGCTTCAACTTTGTCGAAACAACCACTTTTTGAAGAAAGCTTTCTCAAAATTTCAATCTGTACACAGCTTTAGATGCGGTTGCATTATTACAGTGAGGGTCAGAAATACCCTGATAAAGGGTGGAGTGTACAAGGTATCCATGTGAAGCTAGTGATAATGCGCAAGAATGTATAGATTtagtaaaataatgataatgagatatTGACTTATTATATTTTCAGTAGCATATGTTACACTTTTTTATTGATGTTCTATTTACCTGTGACAATGTCTGATGTTTCTAATGAATCAaatggtaataaatatatttctatttcatcACTGAAGGCATGGgaattcaaatattgtattgatGCCTTGAGTCATGTTTTAATTTCCATCTAAAGCTGTGTACATACTTATGCGCTGCGCGAACAAGGATTCGCTCCAAGTACGGTGATCGCGAGCTTGCAATCATTGTCTTGGCCAGTTGGTTGCGCACGACCTGCGAACAACTTGCGTTCCGTTTGTGTCGCGCAGCGCGTAAGTCTGCACGTAGCTCAGGATACCTCAATATTgatgttacaataatattacaattaatattaacacttataataaattatacgcTCAGTGGAGGCTAAGGGCGAGACAATATTGggcgttttttcaggcgccaCTTGCACATAAACGCATCCAATATGATTGTACCCTAATAAACATAGGACTCACACAAAATCCCAAGGATAAATATACCATTGAAAACGTAATACGTGGGAAATTGCTTAGAATACTGTAATTGTTTATACAGCGAGTATAGGATGGGAAATTTTAAACAGATATGAAATAAGAAACAGGAACTAACCTCAAGTGTTCTTGAATGACTTCCGCTCTCATATCTTCCGGCAATGCCTCCAAGAATGAAGGATCTACTCCTTCGGGAATGTCAGTAAGCTGACTACTAGCCTGACTTTCCAGTTGCTGCTGCTGTGTGGATCCACCGCTGCTCAACTCTTGAGATTTGCGATGAAAAAGCATTATACAATATAAAGTCTCAAGATGAAATTAAAGTGAACTTCAcattatagaataattgattAGATTATTAGATTTAGATTATTATGTGGAAAGAAATTAGTAACATGAAACTTAGGCTAAGGTTATACTAGGATGCTGGCATCCCAATTCGAGTCAAAAATGACGTGATTTGTGTTGGGATGTTAGCCTCTCAGACTGCtaattcatttcaaatgttgtcagtttatttcaaaaataaccTGAGTCGTCAATATGGCCTGGGCGCATGAGATGTGGCTGCTGATGTTACTAATTAAGAGAAGAAGGTTCAGTGTAGAGCCCTTTTTAGCTGTTCGTCGTGTTAAAAGACTGATGAACTTTGCAATAGTGAAAcaagatttttcaattattttagaatGTCACTCACTTCTCACAAAGAGCTTCTAGGTTTCATCCGGAGCGACATCTTCAAACAAGATACAAGATAACTCAGTCAGGtaagatataataatagtatattacATAACAAGGTGGTAAGAGGTCAGACTGCATACGTGtgctcatttcatttcatttcatgtaAAAAGAGAGCGTTTCAGAtacgtgaggtccacgttataatggcagtgtttgattagcaatgctattgctatccttgtctatcattcaaccaaAGCAGATTGCGctatcgtcttttaacaatgaagaattattcattaattaacaaaatatttcatcttaattatgaaaattgattctgaaattattaaaaaatataatttcttgcttaataaaatataaatgattctTTAAATGacaatgaaccgttaatattacatcaataaacatgtatcagctaccgtctctagaaggcattgacaagacagaggatcggcaatgttgttctgctatctttctccggTTTGTGCATCACGGGAGGTGGAATACATCCAGCTGGGATGCAGAAAATCGAGCGTCCGGTGGCTGATTTAGCATGCCTAGTCTAATCGCTCCCATTTGATTTAATGCCCCAGTAACCTCCCAAATGCCAGCATCCTAGTAAAATCTTAGCCTTACTATTTAGGCGCATTgcctcttcaatgtttgattccattacaaactgcttgttaaataatcactttgaacgatcaattacgacatagcagtcaggtatttatataaataaaagctattagcttctacttacattagtgtagcgctttcgaacaactaggcccttcatcaacactggctGTCACTTCCGTTGTTGAATACATATGGTTAGTAAGCAGCGTAGGTTGTGGGAGTGGCGggaatttttgaactgttggCGGCGGGGGTGGCGGGAACAGTTCAAAAATTCCCGCCACTCCCACAACCTACGCTGCTTACTAACCATATGTATTCAACAACGGAAGTGACagccagtgttgatgaagggcctagttgttcgaaagcgctacactaatgtaagtagaagctaatagcttttatttatataaatacctgactgctatgtcgtaattaattgttcaaagtgattattgtaatgttttgcaacaataaagaatgatttgatttgactatattccaaatttcgtgagaatcgttagagccgttttcgagatacagtgaaatacaaacatataaacatccaaacatataaacatctaaacagaaattgcctAGAAATTAAATTTAGTCAACCAGCTGAGTTGTTGCCAGCTATTTGAGTCAACCCACTGCCTCCGTAAACGGAGGTAGTGGTCAACCctggtctatagtgaggtccacgttttaaagtacttgattaatattggtgttgctatccttgtctatttattcattacaaaaccaggaagactacaggcattattttaagcccaaaacagtcttcaatacaatcctattatattaagcgagaaatttctgtatttttatatttggttatctatattttatttatggttatttatgtccaacggatctcgaaaacggctctaacgattttcacgaaatttggaacattttGAAtacataaggtgcgtacagatttactcgccgcgaacacgagcaatttactttcaatcagctgatgccaagctttttatatctgtatcttttaccgtttctgtacaaatacagatataattaaATGctgaaaagtgaattgctcgtgttcgcggcgcgtaaatctgtacgcacctttaagtgggccgtccactagaaccgttttcgtccgaacgatcccaaaacaaagaaagctatagatgttcgtccattgcaacaggtacatacgtccgtgcacggccgtctccggccgatcaagttttcgatccgaattgaatgggattttccggctctatccggccaaagtcgagctgagacagcttcatcctaacctcaaaattgtttcaaagtcttgtctgtttttgttttttgaacttgttcaGTTTATTAAAGttttaactatggacaatgaaaagttgataagtttggttcaagagcatattccattgtgggatatgcgagacaaaagatatcatcgtcgtgatgttcaaaggaatctgtgaacaaTGATTGCTTGATAATGAAtgactaatttagtggatatttgtttattcaattttcaaaatctcaatacaATCATTgttaatgaaaaattttggtggctatgatagtagttaattcaatagttcagccgactactgaactagactgacgtgaACGGTTCCAATGGAAGACCATATTTGACCGAATTAaaggccggcagattcgtccgatccaacggccgaacgaatcggttgaatacggtcccagtggacggttaccctaaggtgcgtacagataggCTATACCcgccgcgaacacgagcaattcacttctaatcagctgacaCCAAGCGTTTTATATATGTATCTTAACGTTTCTCTACAGATAcatatataatcagctgatgaaaagtgaattgctcgtgttagcacacgtaaatctgtacgcacctttacactaCCAAGCATTGCTTGATTATGTAGTGCATTTCGACGAAATAAAAccaaagagaaacaatagcgtaagtagatatcccatggtatagggcgtttatgtcgcaacttttactgttatctcaagccgattactgtcgatttttactgttttgaccgggtaagagtgtatgaacggcacaataattatgagagactaccagcgtcataaagcgtcacgggaaagaaatacatggactatcggcttgggataacagtaaaagttgcgacataaaagccctataccatgggatatctacttatgctattgtttctctatgataaaactaaacCAAGCAGTAAAATTCCTGCCGAAACAGTCAGTAGAATACTGATTGTTCAGTTAACttaatatttttcgaagttttgAAATGTCTGAATGTAGAGCTGCGTACAGactaagggtgtgatcacattgaatccCTAACATATCACTATCTGGAGTGAGAGATAAGAATGAGAACGGCCTGACGTACTGTTTTTCAGCTCCTGTTTATTCGAAAATAACTCGGGTACTTTGCGACTTGCAGGATTGATATTTGGCATAGAGTTAATAGTGGTGAAGTTGATTGTGATCACGAAGTTTCGAATTGATTCGTACAATAGTTTTTGTGGAATACgtgaatatatttttgttgttcgaCATGATTTCTCAAGGAACGCGTAGCAAGCAGCTAACCGGCAAAGATAAGGCTCAAGGCAACAACAGCCCGGCCGGAGCTCCTCGACCccgctcctcctcatcatccaccAGTGAGGGGCCGGCTTgcggaaaacagctgattcgcGACACAATATCTGAATTTCTTGCGGAGGACAATCACCTCGACAATATTGTTGAACGAttgtttgaaaagttttctgCCAGGCTGGAGGAATCAGTGACGGCAGCTATTAGTGTTAAATTCGAAACCAGGTTTGCGGAGGCAGAGAAGAAGATTGCCACATTAACCGCTCAAGTGgacaatatgaaaaaattgtCTGCAGTACAAGTTGACGAGTTGGAGCAGTATCAACGAAGAAATAGCGTGCGAATTTTTGGGTTGCCAGAGGAGAGAGGTGAAAACGTTTCAGACATTGTTACGGGCTTCTTCCGCACCAGGCTCAATAAGGAGATAGACGTTGCGTCAATCGACAGATGTCATCGCGTTGGCCGACGTATGGTGACTGATAATCAACAACAACCACGACCGAGAGTAGTACTCGTGAAATTCATCAGTTACCAGACGAAAAGAGCTGTCCTGAACGATCGGCGCAAATTGAAAGGGACGGGATTGACGATACGCGAGGACCTGACACAGAGACGAAACGACTTCTATCGCAGCGTAGCCAGGAGAGTTGGAGTGCGAAATGTATGGACCGTTGATGGACGCGTGATCTGGAGGGAGAATGGTAATGTCATGTCTGGCGGATGGGAGCAGATACTTGATGGACTTAACTGACATAGTATAAGCACactaaaacaataaataattataagcaTAGCGTTGAAGTGCTCTGAATAATTTGGTGATTGATGGACAATGATCATGTAGGTTaaactcattttatttttctttataattgTAGGATAATTTTCGTCTTATTTATTTTCTGATATTGTTTTTCTTCGTATACTTCAAAATATCATACGCATATGgcataaaaacatttattttttatttattttttcacaatgATGAGAATTTGCATTAATGATTGGTATGAAAGGTGCGTCTGAGTcattgacagaatccaagggcagggcagtggactgtgaatgatagatgttataaatacctacaaataaatctttgaattctgtgcataaaaatactgatagcttgaagtgtggtaagtacgccaataaaagactaaatgaatcaacaagataagatttaataataataagataataataggcagatggccacatacaaaaacaattgtaagtagattaagttaaatatcttgggaaaattacaacatgtgaaaaaacattagagaaatacaaaatttaaatgaaattaggtcaatgacattaatgaccattgaagcctgacaataatcgaaaaggtagtattaatgatacctgaaatgaatataaattgagtgctataatgaaagttattgctgtaaggttcagtattaatgattaaaaaatgacaataagctgtaaaaaatgctcaacaagtaacatacataaaaatatatgcggcataggccttcagtgatttgaatgtcaagatagacttcgaccaaacaattaataggcgtcactggccttaaaatatcacttaagagctaagggtagctaataaatacaatgtgaaGATTATCCAGGttaaatataggcgacatgggccttcaatgaattgagtgtcaagacagacatcaattagaacgattaataggcgacagtggcctcagaaaatcacttgtaaagccaaaggtagctgtcaaatccaatgaatagttgctactattgaatacaattatataggcgtcagtggcctcagaaaatcacttgtgaagccaagggtagctgttaaatacaatgaattagtaggcgtcggtggccttagtgaattgaatgtcaagatagacattaataaaacaattagtaggcgtcagtggtctcagtgaattgaatgtcaagatagacattaataaatcaattatgacacatacgtaaatgaaaattgaatagaacgatttacataacctgaataaaattttgaagaggagatgcggccaggcagacaggcaatgactccgcaatacccacaggaacaggacatcagcaagcgatgaagtgatctggccatgcgatgacaagcatggaaccGTCTACCACAGCAGgtgaatcccccagtggaaatgtaggcaggagcaagtagaattccaaatgaataatccgatcttcaagttgtggaatttttggattgatttccaaacggtagagatgatgaacttgaaagtttgagtttcacgaggtgaagcctgAAGCTGAAGACCGGGCGCAGGATGCACACACCGACTATCCTCCATTGAAAGACAAAAAACAAGCTAAAGGCGCTAGTAACAAAAAGGGGAAGGCGGAAATGACAGCCACATATGTGAAACGTctacaaacgtttggtgaaaaagtggcaaatatgtagaaagtaagatgcctaaagacaagattaaattccaaaaaatcgaatagtataaatattaaaattgcaacggcaaataatccgacgaaaaagtacgaataaagtatagaaaaccaacttgactAAAGTAGTGTCTTAGAaccgactgtgacgtcactggtcagcgggACGGACAAAATGATGACATGAAgtcgtagtagcggaacgagtaacaagtggaaccgttccaataaatgctttgtcagattttacagtcATGTTtgtgaatgagtgagagagatttgTGTGGGAGAGATTATGAGATGTACGAGATTTTATGCTAGATATTTATGAGAGCTGTTGACCTGCATTACATTTTTTGTGCATTTCTTCTAGGGATAGTTATTCGTCTAACTCATTTGGTACGATTGGAATCAATCTGTATTTTCATTCGTACTCTTATTGAAAGACAGTAACTGCAATCAGCCTACTTATCTGCCGTAGTGTTGCTTATCTCATTCTGCCAATAAAGTTAGTTGTTTTTCCCATATCACCTTCAGATAATAAATACCTAGCCAGGTAGATTAGTATCTAAACCCGATTGTTGTTATTtgtgattttgtttgtttgttattaaattttatcaaacagGGGCTGAAGTTATAGGCTTGTAATAGTTTTGCTCActcattatttaatatttttttttttttttgtaagtaTGTTTGGATGTGCATGTATGATTGAAAGTATGAATGTGAAAGTTAAACTGCCTCTCGTTACTTATAGCTTGCGATTGCTCTCACTCAGATGCGGTTGTGGACTACAGCTCTCGTTAAAGAACAGCTATGAG carries:
- the LOC120355669 gene encoding E3 ubiquitin-protein ligase HUWE1-like, whose product is MLFHRKSQELSSGGSTQQQQLESQASSQLTDIPEGVDPSFLEALPEDMRAEVIQEHLRLQRMSARSSNGAGEASTSGAASLAILEVNADFLNALPPNIQAEVLAQQRLEQQRQAAAAANPNEPMDPAAFFEVVTRII